One Vicia villosa cultivar HV-30 ecotype Madison, WI linkage group LG5, Vvil1.0, whole genome shotgun sequence genomic window, AGTCCTATTCCATATCCGAATGCTTATGTTCTTGAACAGTTGGGAAACAGGCTCATATATGATGAGCGTAATTACGATACAACGTCAATGAActcggaatttgaaaatctgtttGCTGCTCTTACAGGTTAATATTGCatcaattaaattcattttattttacactTTGAAATTCTATGAATCGATTATTTTAGCACTATTCTACCCTCACTATTATATTTCTTAGATGAGCAAAGAGGTATTTATGAAAAAATTATGCATGTTGTGGAGTCTCAGAATCCTGCCGTTTTCTTCCTTCATGGTTATGGTGGTACCGAAAAGACATATATGTGGAGAACACTCGCAGCAGCTTTAAGATCAAAACACGATATATGTTTAACTGTTGCAACTAGCGGTATAGCATCATTGTTACTTCCAGGAGGTAGAACTGCACATTCAAAGTTCAGGATACCGGTACCCACTATGGACAATTCTACTTGCAAGGTTGAATTCAACGATGATGTTGCAGACATGTTACGACAGACAAAGCTTATAATATGGGATGAGGCACCAATGGCGCATAAGTATGCAATAGAATCGCTTGACAGAACTTTGAAAGATGTTATGAGTGCAAACAAAAATTCCACTGATGTATTTGGTGGAAAGGTTGTTGTTTTCGGTGGCGATTTCAGACAAATTTTACCTGTCGTCCCCAGAGGCAGTCGTTCTGATATTGTACACTGTGCCATAAATGCATCTTACATATGGCATTCAGTTGAGGTATTAGCATTGACAAGAAACATGCGGCTACAAACAGGATCAACACAGACTGATAAAAATGAGATAGCACAGTTTTCGGATTGGATTTTAAGAATAGGAGAGGGCCGAATATCTGAGCCTAATGACGGCACCGCCGAAATCGAGATACCACCTGATATTTTGATAACAGAATTTGATGATCCAATTGTGGCCATTGTCAATACCACATACCctgatttcataaataattttcaaTGTGTTGATTAACTTAAAAGTCGAGCAATACTGGCCTCTACACTGGAGATTGTTGATCAGATCAATGACCATATACTTAACTTAATGCCAGGTTaagcaacaaaaatatataatttaatggattatattaattgattttatgcttTTACTAATTCTGTTCAGTCAACAATGCAGGAGAAATTCGTGACtactacagcgcaaattcagttgACAAGTCTGAGATTCATGACCCAACAGTAGTTGATATCCTCACGCCAGAATTTCTAAGTTCCCTCCGAACAT contains:
- the LOC131604873 gene encoding uncharacterized protein LOC131604873 produces the protein MMLTVAKGPTTYEEIRTVDNIQFDTFRDACFAMGFLEDDKEYIAAIKEASHWGSGHFLRKLFVIMLLSGAVNLPAHVWEQTWLLLSDGVLHTQRALAANLELVLTQEELQNLTLIEIEKLLQANRRTLKDFSPIPYPNAYVLEQLGNRLIYDERNYDTTSMNSEFENLFAALTDEQRGIYEKIMHVVESQNPAVFFLHGYGGTEKTYMWRTLAAALRSKHDICLTVATSGIASLLLPGGRTAHSKFRIPVPTMDNSTCKVEFNDDVADMLRQTKLIIWDEAPMAHKYAIESLDRTLKDVMSANKNSTDVFGGKVVVFGGDFRQILPVVPRGSRSDIVHCAINASYIWHSVEVLALTRNMRLQTGSTQTDKNEIAQFSDWILRIGEGRISEPNDGTAEIEIPPDILITEFDDPIVAIVNTTYPDFINNFQFNNAGEIRDYYSANSVDKSEIHDPTVVDILTPEFLSSLRTSGLPNHHLKLKVGTPIMLMRNIDQSEGLCNGTRLCITKMAAHVLEASIMGGKGLGNLVYIPRMDMSPSQSPWPFKLNRRQFPIIVSYSMTINKSQGHSLDNVGLYLPRDVFTHGQIYVALSRVTTKKGIKILIHDEEKKFRGKTTNVVYKEVFNNV